Proteins encoded by one window of Nomascus leucogenys isolate Asia chromosome 19, Asia_NLE_v1, whole genome shotgun sequence:
- the SLC4A1AP gene encoding kanadaptin, which produces MADILSQSETLASQELSEDFKKPALPVPPAARSKAPATSSSNPEEVQKEGPTALQDSNSGEPDVPPPQPDCADFRSLQEEQSRPPTAVSSPGGPVRAPPYQEPPWGGPATAPYSLETLKGGTILGIRSLKGTSYCLFGRLAGCDVCLEHPSVSRYHAVLQHRASGPDGECDSNGPGFYLYDLGSTHGTFLNKTRIPPRTYCRVHVGHVVRFGGSTRLFILQGPEEDREAESELTVTQLKELRKQQQILLEKKMLGEDSDEEEEMDTSERKINAGSQDDEMGCTWGMGEDAVEDDAEENPIVLEFQQEREAFYIKDPKKALQGFFDREGEELEYEFDEQGHSTWLCRVRLPVDDSTGKQLVAEAIHSGKKKEAMIQCSLEACRILDTLGLLRQEAVSRKRKAKNWEDEDFYDSDDDTFLDRTGLVEKKRLNRMKKAGKIDEKPETFESLVAKLNDAERELSEISERLKASSQVLSESPSQDSLDAFMSEMKSGSTLDGVSRKKLHLRTFELRKEQQRLKGLIKIVKPAEIPELKKTESQTTDAENKAKKLILPLFGAMKGGSKFKLKTGTVGKLPPKRPELPPTLMRMKDEPEVEEEEEEEEEEEKEKEEHEKKKLEDGSLSRPQPEIEPEAAVQEMRPPTDLTHFKETQTHENMSQLSEEEQNKDYQDSSETTSLCAGPSASKNEYEKSRGELKKKKTPGPGKLPPTLSSKYPEDDPDYCVWVPPEGQCGDGRTHLNDKYGY; this is translated from the exons ATGGCTGACATTCTTTCTCAGTCAGAGACTCTGGCGTCGCAAGAGCTCAGTGAGGACTTCAAGAAGCCAGCTCTGCCGGTGCCCCCAGCGGCGCGGAGTAAGGCCCCGGCCACCAGTTCTTCAAACCCTGAGGAGGTACAGAAGGAAGGGCCCACTGCGTTGCAGGACTCCAATTCTGGGGAGCCCGACGTCCCTCCTCCTCAGCCGGACTGCGCGGATTTTAGGAGTCTACAGGAGGAGCAGTCGCGCCCCCCGACAGCGGTTTCTTCCCCTGGCGGTCCAGTCCGGGCTCCCCCCTACCAAGAGCCTCCATGGGGTGGCCCTGCCACAGCCCCCTACAGCTTAGAGACCCTGAAGGGCGGCACTATCCTTGGCATCCGTAGCTTGAAAGGGACGAGTTACTGCCTTTTCGGGAGGCTGGCTGGCTGCGACGTGTGCCTGGAGCACCCTTCGGTGTCTCGGTACCACGCAGTGCTGCAGCACAGGGCGTCCGGCCCTGACGGAGAATGCGACAGCAACGGGCCGGGCTTCTACCTCTACGATCTGGGAAGCACCCATGGCACTTTTCTCAACAAAACTCGCATCCCACCTCGCACCTACTGTCGAGTCCACGTTGGGCATGTTGTTCGCTTTGGAGGCAGCACCCGGCTCTTTATCCTGCAG GGACCAGAGGAAGACCGAGAGGCAGAATCCGAGTTAACAGTAACACAGTTGAAGGAATTGCGCAAGCAGCAACAAATATTGTTGGAGAAGAAGATGCTAGGAGAAGACTCagatgaagaagaggaaatggatacCTCTGAAAGGAAGATAAATGCTGGTAGCCAAGATGATGAGATGGGTTGCACCTGGGGAATGG GAGAAGATGCAGTAGAGGATGATGCTGAAGAGAACCCTATTGTCTTAGAGTTTCAGCAAGAAAGGGAGGCCTTTTATATAAAGGATCCCAAAAAGGCTCTCCAAGGCTTTTTTGACCGAGAAG GAGAAGAATTAGAATATGAATTTGATGAACAGGGACATAGCACTTGGCTCTGCAGGGTGAG ATTACCTGTGGATGACTCAACTGGAAAACAACTGGTGGCTGAGGCCATtcactcaggaaagaaaaaagaagcaatgatCCAGTGCTCATTAGAGGCTTGTCGGATCCTTGACACTTTGGGATTGCTTCGGCAGGAAGCAG TATCTCGGAAAAGGAAAGCCAAGAACTGGGAAGATGAAGACTTTTATGATAGTGATGATGACACATTTCTTGATCGGACCGGCCTGGTGGAGAAGAAGCGTCTGAACAGAATGAAGAAGGCTGGCAAGATTGATGAGAAGCCAGAGACCTTTGAATCATTG GTTGCAAAATTAAATGATGCTGAAAGGGAACTTTCTGAAATTTCTGAGAGATTGAAAGCCTCAAGCCAAG TTCTATCAGAGTCTCCATCTCAGGATTCTTTAGATGCGTTCATGTCAGAAATGAAATCAGGCAGTACATTAGATGGTGTGTCCCGGAAGAAACTTCACCTGAGAACTTTTGAACTGAGGAAAGAACAACAGAGACTGAAAGGgttaataaaaattgtaaagcCAGCAGAGATTCCGGAACTAAAAAA GACTGAAAGTCAGACTACAGATGCAGAAAACAAAGCTAAAAAGCTTATATTGCCTCTATTTGGTGCCATGAAAGGAGGAagcaaattcaaattaaaaactggAACAGTAGGG AAGTTACCCCCCAAGCGTCCAGAACTCCCTCCAACTCTAATGAGAATGAAAGATGAGCCTGAagtagaagaggaggaggaagaggaagaggaagaagagaaagaaaaggaggagcatgaaaagaaaaaactggaggATGGAAGCCTCAGTAGGCCACAGCCAGAGATAGAGCCAGAAGCAGCAGTGCAGGAAATGAGGCCTCCCACAGATCTCACACATTTTAAAGAAACCCAAACCCATG aaaatatgtcTCAACTTAGCGAGGAAGAACAGAATAAAGATTATCAAGACAGTAGCGAAACCACTTCGTTGTGCGCAGGACCCTCAG caTCAAAGAATGAATATGAGAAAAGCAGAGGTgaattgaagaaaaagaaaacacctggTCCAGGCAAA cttCCACCAACACTTTCTTCCAAATATCCTGAAGATGACCCAGACTACTGTGTGTGGGTCCCACCTGAAG GTCAATGTGGAGATGGCAGAACCCATCTTAATGACAAGTATGGCTATTGA